A window from Listeria seeligeri serovar 1/2b str. SLCC3954 encodes these proteins:
- a CDS encoding IbrB-like domain-containing protein translates to MTYKSPVYNVIPVHYSKLQANNYNPNTIPNTELKLLEKSIWEDGYTQPIVCYPLEDTDNYEIIDGFHRFTIMKTSKRIRERENEMIPVVILEKNTVNRIASTIRHNRARGFHNVELMSNIVGELSDSGMSDNWIMKNIGMDANEILRLKQVSGLAHLFLDKEFSQVTD, encoded by the coding sequence ATGACATACAAAAGCCCTGTTTATAATGTTATCCCCGTGCACTATTCAAAACTTCAAGCAAATAACTATAACCCTAACACCATCCCTAATACAGAGTTAAAACTACTCGAAAAATCAATTTGGGAAGATGGCTATACACAGCCGATTGTTTGTTATCCACTAGAAGATACTGATAACTACGAAATAATTGACGGCTTTCATCGGTTCACAATCATGAAAACTTCTAAACGAATCCGCGAAAGAGAAAACGAAATGATTCCAGTAGTTATTCTAGAAAAAAACACCGTCAATCGAATTGCTTCAACGATTCGTCACAACCGAGCACGAGGATTTCATAATGTCGAATTAATGTCAAATATCGTTGGCGAACTCTCAGATAGTGGCATGTCTGACAACTGGATTATGAAAAATATCGGCATGGATGCAAACGAAATTTTACGCTTAAAGCAAGTGAGTGGACTCGCTCACCTCTTCTTAGACAAAGAATTCAGCCAAGTAACTGACTAA